One Thermoplasma volcanium GSS1 genomic window carries:
- a CDS encoding 2,3-diphosphoglycerate-dependent phosphoglycerate mutase, whose amino-acid sequence MKIAILIRHGESDINVKGILSDSIDGNSLTERGIRQAEHARDQLTGLEIKNVYSSPINRARETAEIIASSFGKEVVIDDRLREIGLGKASGRRASDFRDELYTGHISGSIRKELEMEEWTSLQTRVVEALAAREGINVYTTHSDPIRAAISYFLELGEPESYGISIKNASMTFIDVEIGRILSIGSIIVSDEIKKYVSRRH is encoded by the coding sequence ATGAAGATAGCAATACTCATTAGGCATGGAGAGAGCGATATAAACGTTAAAGGTATACTCTCAGACAGTATAGACGGCAATTCACTAACAGAGCGCGGAATAAGGCAGGCCGAGCATGCCAGGGATCAGCTTACAGGTCTGGAAATTAAAAATGTGTACTCTAGCCCAATAAACAGGGCCAGAGAAACAGCAGAGATAATAGCAAGCAGTTTTGGAAAGGAAGTTGTAATTGACGATAGACTGCGAGAAATAGGGCTTGGAAAGGCAAGCGGAAGAAGGGCCAGCGACTTTAGGGATGAACTATATACAGGGCACATAAGTGGCTCTATAAGGAAGGAGCTTGAGATGGAAGAATGGACCAGCCTCCAAACCCGTGTTGTTGAAGCACTTGCAGCGAGAGAAGGAATAAATGTATACACTACACATTCTGACCCAATAAGGGCGGCCATATCGTATTTTCTTGAACTTGGAGAGCCTGAATCATACGGTATCTCAATTAAAAACGCCTCAATGACCTTTATAGATGTGGAGATTGGAAGGATACTTAGCATCGGATCAATTATAGTATCAGATGAAATTAAAAAATACGTTTCGCGCAGACACTAG
- a CDS encoding alkaline phosphatase family protein, producing the protein MIIETYDKASEERIDSNRIKPNFKGYNLVNVPNSILDLFGIKNNRVLSEDIYTYIRGSYDKIVFFYLDGLGYDTFASDKFKNGIFKQIINNGYYAAITTVFPSTTAAANTTINTGLAPLEHGLLEWILYFDEARTVALTLPYRPITQRYRRRFNSMNPSYLFKGKTIFRKMKEDGVRSVSFLKANIVNGEYTKLIQDGSDVVGYSYTTDGLLLLKNYLLNGAYDYYYFYLDNIDHIGHVYGPSSEMYALEVQTTSKMIEETFEQLPMEVRRRTLVIITSDHGHIDVDPLRTIYLNSFRKLYDSLKSDGRYKIPPVGSPRDVFLFVKNDALESTIDYTKRKLASSLVMSTQESFDYGLFGGGAVPDSFYRRAGNMLILPSGNDLIWYRMTGLRDSRMKGMHGGLSEREMMIPIAFGEISQIIKD; encoded by the coding sequence ATGATCATAGAAACATATGACAAAGCATCAGAAGAAAGAATAGATTCAAACAGGATAAAGCCAAATTTTAAGGGTTATAATCTTGTGAACGTACCAAATTCTATCCTGGATTTGTTTGGTATAAAAAACAACAGAGTGCTTTCTGAAGACATATATACTTACATTAGAGGGTCGTACGACAAAATAGTATTTTTCTATCTTGACGGCCTTGGATACGACACTTTCGCCAGTGATAAATTCAAGAACGGAATATTCAAGCAAATTATCAATAATGGCTACTACGCTGCTATAACAACAGTATTTCCTTCAACCACAGCTGCCGCCAACACAACGATAAATACTGGACTCGCTCCATTAGAACACGGTTTGCTCGAATGGATCCTCTATTTTGATGAAGCTAGGACTGTAGCGTTGACGCTTCCTTACAGGCCCATTACGCAAAGATACAGGAGGAGATTCAATAGCATGAACCCGTCCTACCTTTTCAAGGGAAAGACCATATTCAGAAAAATGAAGGAAGACGGCGTCAGAAGCGTATCATTCCTAAAGGCAAACATAGTCAATGGAGAGTACACCAAACTAATTCAGGATGGATCCGATGTGGTCGGATACTCGTACACAACGGATGGCCTCCTGCTTTTAAAAAATTATCTACTCAATGGCGCATACGACTATTACTATTTTTACCTCGATAATATAGACCATATTGGCCATGTATACGGCCCATCAAGTGAAATGTATGCTCTTGAAGTGCAGACTACATCAAAAATGATAGAGGAAACTTTTGAACAACTTCCAATGGAAGTTCGGCGCAGAACTCTGGTAATAATAACTTCTGATCATGGGCACATTGACGTTGATCCACTGAGAACAATATACCTAAATTCGTTTAGGAAGCTATACGATTCTTTGAAAAGCGATGGACGATACAAGATACCGCCGGTAGGAAGCCCAAGGGACGTGTTTCTGTTTGTTAAAAACGATGCTCTGGAAAGCACTATCGATTATACTAAAAGAAAGCTAGCTAGTTCACTTGTTATGAGCACACAGGAGTCTTTCGATTACGGATTATTCGGTGGAGGTGCGGTACCAGATAGCTTTTATAGGCGTGCGGGCAACATGCTGATCTTGCCATCTGGAAATGATCTGATCTGGTATAGGATGACCGGGCTAAGGGATTCCAGAATGAAAGGCATGCATGGCGGCCTGTCAGAGAGAGAAATGATGATACCCATCGCATTCGGAGAAATTTCCCAGATAATCAAGGACTGA
- a CDS encoding carbamate kinase — MVRIVIALGGNALLRNGEPRNYEVQYSHAIETFKIIRDITEKNETVITHGNGPQVGDIQQSHEISGIMANLHQSVAMSQGYIGEILANAYDEVRSKYSLSKSIFTIITRSVVNRNDPAFASPEKPIGRYYSDQEVDEAKRNGWVMKKFKDGWRRVVPSPEPIEILEEKAIEELVREGHIPLAVGGGGIPVVKENGRIVGIDAVIDKDIASSLLAAQLKADYFMILTDVESVYVNFGKPDQKPLGRIHLNEIEKYYAEGQFADGSMKPKVRAAINFVKNGGKAAFITNLENGSAALSGKAGTVIVP, encoded by the coding sequence ATGGTGAGAATAGTAATAGCTCTTGGTGGAAATGCCCTTTTGAGGAACGGTGAACCCAGAAATTATGAAGTGCAGTACTCACATGCCATTGAGACTTTCAAAATCATAAGAGATATAACCGAAAAAAATGAAACTGTAATAACTCATGGCAATGGACCACAGGTAGGCGATATACAGCAAAGTCATGAGATATCTGGAATAATGGCGAATCTCCATCAGAGCGTAGCTATGTCACAGGGATACATCGGAGAAATACTTGCTAACGCATACGACGAGGTAAGATCGAAATATTCCCTTTCCAAAAGTATATTCACAATAATAACTAGATCAGTCGTAAACCGTAATGATCCTGCCTTCGCCTCACCTGAGAAGCCAATTGGGAGGTATTATTCCGACCAGGAGGTGGATGAGGCAAAGAGGAACGGCTGGGTAATGAAGAAATTCAAGGATGGCTGGAGGCGTGTAGTTCCATCTCCAGAGCCAATTGAAATCCTTGAAGAAAAGGCCATAGAAGAGCTCGTTAGAGAAGGCCACATTCCACTGGCTGTTGGAGGCGGTGGAATACCTGTCGTCAAAGAAAACGGAAGGATCGTAGGAATAGATGCTGTTATCGATAAGGACATCGCATCATCCCTTCTCGCTGCTCAGCTTAAAGCAGATTATTTTATGATATTGACGGACGTAGAAAGTGTTTACGTTAACTTTGGAAAGCCTGATCAAAAGCCACTTGGTCGGATACACTTAAATGAAATAGAAAAATACTATGCTGAAGGGCAGTTTGCCGATGGAAGCATGAAACCAAAGGTAAGGGCGGCGATCAACTTCGTTAAAAATGGAGGAAAGGCTGCCTTCATCACGAATCTTGAAAACGGTAGTGCTGCTTTATCAGGAAAGGCTGGCACGGTTATTGTACCGTGA
- a CDS encoding phosphoribosyltransferase produces MANKFKATLVTWEDIDRWCGKISRDVADTFKVDTIIGIARGGVVPARILSDRLWVKDMLSVKTEHWGLTATKDGEAVLKTKIDTDLRGRKVLVVDDITDTGESMSVAYNYIKSLHPDELKSATMLHINRSKYVPDYYAELITEKNWAWFIFPWNVYEDLNNLIRKSISDYADIDKVRESLKQDYDLDTSNLDIETILEDLVHFGKMKRQNNRYVTVQ; encoded by the coding sequence ATGGCTAATAAATTCAAGGCAACCTTGGTCACCTGGGAGGACATAGACAGGTGGTGCGGGAAGATAAGCAGAGATGTGGCTGACACGTTCAAAGTTGACACGATAATAGGCATCGCAAGAGGGGGTGTAGTTCCCGCAAGGATACTTTCTGACAGGCTTTGGGTAAAGGATATGCTCAGCGTCAAAACTGAGCATTGGGGACTCACAGCCACAAAAGATGGAGAAGCAGTATTAAAGACAAAGATAGACACGGATCTGCGGGGTAGGAAAGTACTGGTTGTTGATGATATAACCGATACCGGGGAGAGCATGTCCGTTGCTTACAACTACATTAAGTCTCTGCATCCTGACGAATTAAAGAGCGCAACTATGCTACATATAAACAGATCTAAGTATGTTCCAGACTACTACGCAGAACTTATAACAGAAAAAAACTGGGCATGGTTTATATTCCCATGGAATGTTTACGAAGACCTTAACAATTTGATTAGGAAGTCTATAAGCGACTATGCCGACATAGATAAGGTGAGGGAGAGCCTTAAACAAGACTATGATTTGGACACATCAAATCTCGATATTGAAACAATACTGGAAGATCTAGTACACTTTGGAAAGATGAAGAGACAAAATAATAGATACGTCACGGTACAATAA
- a CDS encoding NUDIX domain-containing protein: MVSTRTGGKIQAVIFRCKEKPEVLILHYRPEHGSFWQTVSGNVELNEDLLDSLIREVKEETGLGKECIINVYPDIYSFDFHAHDMDFHETVFAVMVRPDCNVDISRNVD, from the coding sequence ATGGTTAGCACTAGGACTGGAGGGAAGATTCAGGCTGTAATATTCAGGTGTAAAGAAAAACCGGAAGTTCTCATTCTCCACTATAGGCCGGAGCATGGAAGTTTCTGGCAGACGGTATCAGGCAATGTAGAGCTGAACGAAGATCTTTTAGACTCCCTGATTAGAGAAGTTAAAGAAGAAACTGGGCTTGGCAAGGAATGCATAATTAATGTTTATCCAGACATATATTCCTTTGACTTTCATGCACATGACATGGACTTTCACGAAACGGTCTTCGCTGTTATGGTTAGGCCAGACTGCAATGTAGACATATCAAGGAACGTAGATTAA
- a CDS encoding polyprenyl synthetase family protein produces MQIESQSPTDVVASYKAKIDESISRFFDRKEEETKDVLSKRVIKIIRDYTEGGGKRLRPIFMILGYRLFSPEEKGIFDASISIELAQSYLLIHDDVIDKSDVRRGKPSMHIRLEDAFVAGCPQSRSTAEGLAIVAGDLAESYAHEALLRSGFYSENLVKADLELSKTIEMTGYGQFLDILSTTMDDFNEGDLIRLHLWKTAKYTLEGPLAMGAILSGTEYDITALREYGRVLGIAFQLKDDILGLFGDEKTIGKSVYSDVNEGKKTLLMIKAMEWGDRDDANFIRKMLRKGNVTNEEFERIKKLVMDTGSYDYSINLMGKLVDKSKEYLAKVSGDNYVKKILDWLSDYLISRDH; encoded by the coding sequence ATGCAGATAGAATCTCAGAGCCCGACCGACGTCGTTGCTTCGTATAAGGCGAAGATTGATGAAAGCATAAGCCGTTTCTTTGACCGGAAGGAAGAAGAGACAAAGGATGTACTCTCCAAAAGAGTGATAAAAATAATAAGGGACTATACCGAAGGCGGTGGCAAGAGGTTAAGGCCGATTTTTATGATCCTTGGCTATAGGTTGTTTTCGCCTGAAGAAAAGGGAATATTCGATGCTTCAATATCAATAGAATTAGCGCAATCATACCTACTTATTCATGATGATGTTATAGACAAAAGCGATGTTCGTAGGGGAAAGCCAAGCATGCATATACGGCTTGAAGATGCATTTGTAGCGGGTTGTCCGCAAAGTAGATCAACAGCCGAAGGACTGGCAATTGTTGCTGGTGACCTAGCTGAATCTTATGCACATGAGGCTTTACTCAGATCCGGCTTCTACAGTGAAAACTTAGTAAAGGCCGATCTTGAGCTAAGCAAAACTATAGAGATGACTGGGTATGGCCAGTTCCTCGATATCCTCTCAACAACCATGGATGATTTTAATGAAGGCGATTTGATAAGATTGCACTTGTGGAAGACAGCAAAGTATACCTTGGAGGGCCCGCTTGCCATGGGAGCCATACTGAGTGGTACTGAATACGATATAACAGCTCTTCGGGAATACGGGCGAGTTCTTGGCATAGCTTTCCAGCTTAAAGATGATATTTTAGGGTTGTTTGGAGATGAAAAAACAATTGGCAAATCCGTTTACAGCGACGTCAATGAGGGAAAGAAGACCCTTTTGATGATAAAAGCGATGGAGTGGGGAGACAGAGACGACGCAAATTTCATAAGGAAGATGCTCAGAAAGGGAAATGTAACCAATGAGGAATTTGAAAGGATAAAAAAGTTGGTCATGGATACAGGTTCATACGACTATTCTATCAATCTTATGGGTAAGCTTGTGGATAAATCAAAGGAATATTTAGCCAAGGTCTCCGGAGACAACTATGTAAAGAAGATACTTGATTGGCTCTCCGATTATCTCATATCCAGAGATCACTAA
- the xerA gene encoding site-specific tyrosine recombinase/integron integrase produces the protein MPAGSESYVENFVSYMVGERKSKYTIKEYKFLVSKFLAFVGKTPAEVTPMDIERYKTFLASKAHYSKASQYLAIKAIKLFYKSLDLRYPVNLTPPRRSMHMPVYLNEEEASRLLSASKKSVKYSAVISVLAYTGIRVGELCNLRIGDVDMQEGIIYVKSGKGDKDRIVVMPNECVSALKEYLNWRISVETPHDFLFISNKKSRYDPSTVERMVKRLSQEAGINKRVTPHVLRHTFATSVLRNGGDIRFIQQILGHSSVATTQIYTHLDDNALKDMYFKHRPRY, from the coding sequence ATGCCTGCCGGATCTGAAAGTTACGTAGAGAACTTTGTCTCCTATATGGTAGGAGAAAGGAAGAGCAAGTACACAATCAAGGAGTATAAGTTCCTTGTATCAAAGTTTCTTGCTTTCGTTGGAAAGACGCCGGCAGAAGTTACGCCCATGGATATCGAAAGGTATAAGACGTTCCTCGCTTCAAAGGCACATTACTCTAAGGCGAGCCAGTATCTTGCAATAAAGGCCATAAAGCTTTTCTACAAGTCACTGGACCTTAGGTATCCTGTTAATCTTACCCCTCCGAGAAGATCAATGCACATGCCCGTTTATCTGAACGAGGAAGAAGCTTCAAGGCTGCTGAGTGCTTCTAAAAAAAGCGTAAAGTATAGTGCAGTAATCTCAGTGTTAGCATACACTGGAATTAGGGTCGGGGAACTCTGCAACCTGAGAATAGGAGATGTTGACATGCAAGAAGGCATCATCTATGTGAAATCTGGGAAAGGAGACAAGGATCGGATAGTTGTGATGCCAAATGAATGCGTTTCAGCCCTCAAAGAATACCTTAACTGGCGAATAAGTGTCGAAACCCCGCATGACTTCTTGTTTATAAGCAACAAGAAATCTAGGTATGACCCTTCGACGGTAGAGAGGATGGTAAAAAGGTTAAGCCAAGAAGCTGGCATAAATAAGAGAGTGACGCCGCACGTGCTCAGGCATACCTTTGCCACTTCGGTGCTCAGAAACGGTGGTGATATAAGGTTTATACAACAGATCCTTGGTCACTCAAGCGTCGCAACAACACAGATCTATACCCATTTGGACGATAATGCACTGAAGGACATGTACTTCAAGCATAGGCCAAGGTATTAG
- the rpe gene encoding ribulose-phosphate 3-epimerase: MLVSPSIVAASLTKFQAQVKECEDAGAYSFHLDVMDGNFVPNITVGPDFYFALRSISKIPIDTHLMVDRPDYYYEKFLSQNDRVLIHYESPINIKGLIKKMENEGVKYGLVINPNTPFSKVSDLLERAEILLIMSVYPGFSGQKFIDVSEKIKEARNYIKEMGLRTMIEVDGGINENTAKIVKNAGADIVVSASYLFSGDITDRIKTLSSI; the protein is encoded by the coding sequence ATGCTTGTATCGCCATCCATAGTTGCCGCTTCCCTAACAAAATTCCAGGCCCAGGTAAAGGAATGCGAAGATGCCGGGGCTTACTCTTTTCATCTCGACGTTATGGACGGCAATTTCGTGCCAAACATAACTGTTGGTCCTGATTTCTACTTTGCTCTACGTTCGATATCAAAGATACCTATAGACACGCATTTAATGGTTGATAGGCCGGATTATTATTATGAAAAGTTCTTATCTCAGAATGATAGGGTGCTTATACACTATGAAAGCCCGATAAATATAAAAGGACTTATAAAGAAGATGGAGAATGAAGGCGTAAAATATGGCCTTGTTATTAATCCTAATACGCCATTTTCTAAGGTATCAGATCTTTTGGAGAGGGCCGAGATACTACTAATAATGTCTGTATATCCCGGATTTTCAGGCCAGAAGTTTATAGACGTCTCAGAAAAGATAAAGGAAGCCAGAAATTACATAAAGGAAATGGGCCTTCGCACTATGATAGAGGTGGATGGAGGAATAAACGAAAATACCGCAAAAATAGTAAAAAATGCAGGGGCAGATATTGTTGTATCAGCCTCCTATCTATTTTCTGGGGATATAACTGATAGGATCAAGACTCTCTCATCGATATGA
- a CDS encoding alcohol dehydrogenase catalytic domain-containing protein — protein MKAVFVYEPLGNENVKVEEVSEPKKEQGKVIIEVKKAGLNPIDYNVINGKIVYRLNPLPHIPGSEVYGIVKEDSGSFKKGERVIVYNRIFDGTCSQCISGNEHLCENGGIWGVVSNGGYSQLVQIDEKNVFRVPEDASDELAASIGVAALTSFRAIRISGCSPGRSILIYGASGNTGMFAVQLASMMGCDVYAVSRKDWIESFGAIEVFRPDNIPPDMKFDIIINPLGSLFWGDALKHLRTRGILVSFGVLTGREGSIDIADLYTGEKKILGSTGGTREDLRGLLEFMKTHELRVKIAREFKINEIKDALKYYSETHDGRILISMRES, from the coding sequence ATGAAAGCTGTCTTTGTCTATGAACCACTAGGAAACGAAAACGTGAAGGTAGAAGAGGTAAGCGAACCAAAAAAAGAGCAGGGAAAGGTTATCATAGAAGTCAAAAAAGCTGGACTTAATCCAATAGATTACAATGTAATAAATGGAAAGATAGTATACCGCCTCAACCCGCTCCCGCACATACCAGGGAGTGAAGTATACGGAATAGTAAAGGAAGATAGTGGTTCATTTAAGAAGGGAGAAAGAGTAATAGTTTACAATAGGATCTTTGACGGTACATGTTCGCAGTGCATATCTGGAAACGAGCACCTATGTGAAAATGGCGGGATATGGGGAGTTGTTTCAAATGGCGGCTACTCACAGCTCGTACAAATAGATGAGAAGAACGTGTTTAGGGTTCCAGAAGATGCGAGTGATGAACTGGCCGCCAGTATAGGCGTAGCAGCCCTTACCTCTTTCAGGGCTATAAGGATCTCTGGCTGTTCGCCAGGAAGATCAATACTCATCTATGGGGCGTCAGGAAATACAGGGATGTTTGCAGTACAGTTAGCTTCCATGATGGGGTGTGATGTGTACGCTGTTTCTAGAAAAGATTGGATCGAATCGTTTGGGGCCATCGAAGTCTTCAGGCCTGACAATATTCCACCTGATATGAAGTTCGATATAATCATTAACCCTCTCGGAAGCTTATTCTGGGGGGATGCCCTTAAGCATCTCCGCACTAGAGGGATTCTCGTTTCTTTTGGCGTACTTACTGGTCGGGAAGGTTCTATAGACATAGCGGATCTGTACACCGGCGAAAAGAAGATATTAGGATCGACCGGCGGCACAAGGGAGGATCTACGTGGCCTTCTAGAGTTTATGAAGACACACGAACTAAGGGTAAAAATAGCTAGAGAGTTCAAAATAAACGAGATAAAAGATGCACTTAAGTATTATAGTGAAACTCACGACGGCAGGATCCTCATATCGATGAGAGAGTCTTGA